One region of Agrobacterium tumefaciens genomic DNA includes:
- the gmk gene encoding guanylate kinase, whose translation MVPVNNSPVTIARRGLMLVISSPSGAGKSTIARNLLDKDKNISLSVSVTTRPRRQSEIEGIHYHFISKRDFERLRDSDELLEWAEVHGNFYGTPREPVEVAMAAGRDMLFDIDWQGAEQLQDKMKADVVSIFILPPTMTELQSRLHRRAEDTEAVIQTRLLNSRAEIEHWRDYDYVILNDDLQAAFEAVEAIVKAERVRRDRRHGMFDFVRGLLAEEPQL comes from the coding sequence ATGGTTCCGGTGAACAATTCCCCTGTTACGATTGCCCGCAGAGGGCTGATGCTGGTGATTTCATCGCCATCGGGCGCTGGTAAATCCACGATAGCGCGCAACCTGCTCGACAAGGACAAGAACATTAGCCTGTCCGTCAGCGTGACGACGCGCCCGCGCCGCCAGAGCGAGATTGAAGGCATCCACTACCACTTCATCTCCAAGCGCGACTTCGAGCGCCTGCGTGACAGCGATGAGCTTCTGGAATGGGCCGAGGTTCATGGCAATTTCTACGGCACGCCGCGCGAGCCGGTGGAAGTCGCGATGGCGGCCGGACGCGACATGCTGTTCGACATCGACTGGCAGGGCGCCGAACAGCTTCAGGACAAGATGAAGGCCGACGTCGTGTCGATCTTCATCCTGCCGCCAACCATGACCGAGCTGCAATCGCGCCTGCACCGCCGCGCCGAAGACACCGAAGCGGTGATCCAGACCCGGCTTCTCAATTCCCGCGCCGAGATCGAGCACTGGCGCGATTACGACTACGTCATCCTCAACGACGACCTGCAGGCGGCCTTCGAGGCCGTAGAAGCGATAGTCAAGGCCGAACGTGTGCGCCGCGACCGCCGCCACGGCATGTTCGATTTCGTGCGCGGACTGCTTGCGGAAGAACCGCAGCTCTGA
- a CDS encoding YicC/YloC family endoribonuclease: MTLQSMTGFARSEGTSGRYRWAWELRSVNGKGLDVRLRLPNGLEALETGLREIAAQHLSRGNIQAGLTLAIAENRLEAVINRDALAAVLALKKELGDVVDDKPLSFDTLLSLRGLVDFREAEDDAEAQAARNADVLAGFAAAVEKLKDMREREGASLFAILSGQIDRIEQLVNLIENDPSRQPEQIAARLAQQIALIGDGMHGLDRDRLHAEAALIATKADLREEVDRLHAHVQASRELLAHGGPVGRKLDFLAQEFNRESNTICSKSNASAVTAAGIELKVVIDQFREQVQNLE, encoded by the coding sequence ATGACATTGCAATCGATGACCGGGTTCGCGCGCAGCGAAGGAACCTCCGGCCGTTACCGCTGGGCGTGGGAATTGCGCTCGGTGAACGGCAAGGGGCTCGATGTGCGCCTGCGCCTGCCAAACGGTCTGGAAGCGCTGGAAACGGGCCTGCGGGAAATCGCGGCACAGCATCTTTCCCGTGGCAATATTCAGGCGGGATTGACGCTGGCGATTGCGGAAAATCGGCTGGAGGCGGTGATCAACCGCGATGCTCTTGCCGCAGTTCTCGCTCTCAAGAAAGAATTGGGCGACGTCGTCGACGACAAGCCGCTGAGCTTCGATACGCTGCTGTCGCTGCGCGGGCTCGTCGATTTTCGCGAGGCGGAAGATGATGCCGAGGCGCAGGCCGCGCGCAACGCCGACGTGCTTGCGGGCTTTGCCGCCGCCGTCGAGAAGCTGAAGGACATGCGCGAGCGGGAAGGGGCGTCCCTGTTTGCCATCCTGTCCGGGCAGATTGACAGGATCGAGCAACTCGTGAACCTCATCGAAAACGATCCTTCCCGCCAGCCGGAACAGATCGCTGCAAGGCTTGCCCAGCAGATTGCCCTGATTGGCGATGGCATGCACGGGCTCGATCGCGACCGTCTGCACGCCGAGGCCGCACTGATCGCTACCAAGGCGGATCTGCGCGAAGAGGTCGACCGGCTACACGCACATGTCCAGGCATCGCGCGAACTTTTGGCTCATGGCGGGCCAGTTGGCCGCAAGCTCGATTTTCTTGCACAGGAATTTAACCGCGAGTCGAATACAATCTGTTCCAAATCGAACGCCAGTGCGGTAACCGCAGCAGGCATAGAGCTGAAAGTGGTTATCGACCAGTTCCGCGAGCAGGTCCAAAATCTGGAGTAG
- a CDS encoding LPS-assembly protein LptD: MAVYDRGNIRRLWTALLTGAAVCAYLASSPVAFGQGGLLAPGSQDDSKLLLTANELTYNRDSQRVIAKGVVRMHYSGYRMVAQQVEYNQQTGRVIAHGNIELIEPGGNKIYADEMDVTDDFGQGFVNALRVETPDNTRIAGESAERLEGDRMVLNNGVYTACLPCAERPEKAPLWQVKAERVIQDGKTHTIRLEKARLQLFGHSIAYVPFLTVPDNTVKRKSGFLFPQMSITDNLGFGIGVPYFQVLSDTSDVTVTPTYYTTQGLLLQAELRQRFETGMHTVTVAGISQLKSDTFTAGTSDALNDNRGMIASKGNFSINPRWAFGWDAMVQTDNNFSRTYGLKGYKNDVQTNQIYLAGTGERNSFDARGYYFNVQDTDNNESNERKQAIVHPVVDYRYFVPDPIYGGELSLTTNLTSITRQKQDAYALGGYSRFNGLEGNYTRLSTEAEWKRTFTMDSGLQITPILAARGDALWTDMSAASFTSGGTSYAYQGMMQDDAALRGMVTGGLEVRYPWLFTALNSNHVIEPIAQIFVRPNEQYAGRFPNEDAQAFVFDATNLFERDKFSGFDRIEGGTRANIGLRYNGTFDNGYGIRAIAGQSFHLAGDNSFASYDLLNVGANSGLESDRSDYVAMAAFDAPIGLSLSSSLRFDKDNLEINRSETGVSYSDRRLTGKLSYTQVKAQPQYGYNEDRDIVQASGTLRMDDNWSLFGSINYDLNGKFAAERRIGIAYQDECTILTVSYSDEGNINSSRQAANDWSINARLAFRTLGDVSIGSANEDWADMDIGWKPNNY, translated from the coding sequence GTGGCGGTATATGACCGCGGGAATATCAGGCGGCTTTGGACGGCCCTTCTGACAGGTGCCGCTGTGTGCGCATATTTGGCATCCAGCCCGGTCGCTTTCGGCCAGGGTGGTTTGCTTGCGCCCGGAAGCCAAGACGATTCGAAACTCCTGCTTACGGCAAATGAACTAACTTATAATCGCGATTCCCAGCGTGTCATCGCAAAGGGTGTGGTTCGCATGCATTATTCGGGCTACCGTATGGTGGCCCAGCAAGTGGAATATAATCAGCAGACGGGCCGCGTGATTGCGCACGGCAACATCGAGCTGATCGAGCCCGGCGGCAACAAGATCTATGCCGACGAGATGGATGTCACTGACGATTTCGGTCAGGGCTTCGTCAATGCGCTGCGCGTCGAGACCCCGGACAATACCCGCATCGCGGGTGAAAGCGCCGAACGGCTCGAAGGCGACCGCATGGTCCTCAATAACGGCGTCTATACCGCCTGTTTGCCCTGCGCCGAACGGCCCGAAAAGGCGCCGCTGTGGCAGGTCAAGGCTGAACGTGTCATTCAGGACGGCAAGACCCATACGATCCGGCTGGAAAAAGCCCGCTTGCAGCTTTTCGGCCATTCGATCGCATACGTCCCGTTCCTGACGGTTCCGGACAATACGGTGAAGCGGAAGTCCGGATTCCTGTTTCCGCAGATGAGCATTACCGACAACCTCGGTTTCGGCATCGGCGTGCCCTATTTCCAGGTTCTGTCCGACACCTCGGATGTGACCGTTACCCCGACCTATTACACGACGCAGGGTCTGCTTCTGCAGGCGGAACTGCGCCAGCGTTTCGAAACCGGCATGCACACCGTGACTGTCGCCGGCATCAGCCAGCTGAAGTCCGATACATTTACTGCCGGAACCAGTGACGCCCTCAACGACAATCGCGGCATGATTGCCAGCAAGGGTAACTTCTCCATCAATCCGCGCTGGGCGTTCGGTTGGGATGCCATGGTGCAGACCGACAACAACTTTTCGCGCACCTATGGGCTGAAGGGTTACAAGAACGACGTCCAGACCAATCAGATCTATTTGGCCGGCACAGGCGAGCGGAACAGCTTCGATGCCCGCGGCTATTATTTCAACGTTCAGGATACGGACAACAACGAATCCAACGAACGCAAGCAGGCCATCGTTCATCCGGTTGTCGACTACCGTTATTTCGTACCGGATCCGATCTATGGCGGCGAACTTTCGCTGACCACCAACCTGACCAGCATCACCCGCCAGAAACAGGATGCCTACGCGCTTGGAGGCTATTCGCGGTTCAACGGGCTTGAAGGAAACTATACGCGTCTTTCCACCGAAGCCGAATGGAAGCGCACCTTCACGATGGATAGCGGCCTGCAGATCACGCCGATCCTGGCCGCCCGTGGCGATGCGCTGTGGACGGATATGTCGGCGGCAAGCTTTACATCGGGTGGCACGTCCTATGCCTATCAGGGCATGATGCAGGACGATGCGGCGTTGCGCGGCATGGTAACCGGCGGTCTGGAAGTGCGTTACCCCTGGCTGTTCACGGCGCTAAACAGCAACCATGTGATCGAGCCGATTGCGCAGATTTTCGTGCGTCCGAACGAACAATATGCCGGCCGCTTTCCCAATGAAGATGCGCAGGCTTTCGTGTTCGACGCGACCAACCTGTTCGAACGTGACAAGTTCTCCGGTTTCGACCGGATCGAAGGCGGCACGCGCGCAAACATCGGTCTGCGCTACAACGGCACGTTTGACAATGGCTACGGCATTCGCGCCATTGCCGGCCAGTCTTTCCATCTGGCGGGCGACAATTCCTTCGCCTCTTACGATCTGCTCAATGTTGGTGCCAATTCCGGTCTCGAATCCGACCGGTCGGACTACGTCGCCATGGCAGCCTTCGATGCGCCGATCGGTCTTTCGCTGTCGTCGAGCCTGCGCTTCGACAAGGACAATCTCGAGATCAACCGTTCCGAGACAGGCGTCAGCTATTCGGACCGCCGCCTCACCGGCAAGCTCAGCTATACGCAGGTCAAGGCGCAGCCGCAGTACGGCTACAATGAAGACCGCGATATCGTTCAGGCGTCCGGTACGCTGCGCATGGACGACAACTGGTCGCTGTTCGGCTCGATCAACTACGATCTGAACGGAAAATTTGCCGCCGAGCGCCGTATTGGCATTGCCTATCAGGATGAATGCACGATCTTGACGGTCAGCTACTCCGACGAGGGCAATATCAATTCCAGCCGGCAGGCCGCCAATGACTGGTCGATCAATGCCCGTCTGGCATTCCGCACGCTCGGCGATGTCAGCATCGGTTCCGCAAACGAGGACTGGGCCGATATGGATATCGGCTGGAAACCGAACAATTACTGA
- the rsmA gene encoding 16S rRNA (adenine(1518)-N(6)/adenine(1519)-N(6))-dimethyltransferase RsmA has protein sequence MAAIDGLPPLRDVIQRHGLDAKKSLGQNFLFDLNLTQKIARTAGPLDGVTVIEVGPGPGGLTRAILSLGAKKVIAIERDSRCLPALAEIEAHYPGRLDVIEGDALKTDFEALVPAGEPVRIIANLPYNVGTQLLVNWLLPKEWPPFWLSMTLMFQKEVGQRIVAEEGDNHYGRLGVLAGWRTVSEMAFDVPPQAFSPPPKVTSTVVHLLPKEKPLPCDVAKLEKVTEAAFGQRRKMLRQSVKSLGGEVLLEKAGIDATRRAETLSVEEFVTLANCL, from the coding sequence ATGGCCGCGATTGACGGATTGCCGCCGCTACGCGATGTCATTCAGCGCCATGGGCTAGACGCTAAGAAGTCGCTCGGGCAGAACTTCCTGTTCGATCTCAACCTCACCCAGAAGATCGCCCGAACCGCTGGGCCGCTTGACGGCGTGACGGTCATCGAGGTTGGCCCAGGGCCTGGTGGCCTCACCCGCGCCATTCTATCGCTCGGTGCCAAAAAGGTTATCGCCATTGAGCGGGACAGCCGCTGCCTGCCGGCACTTGCGGAGATCGAAGCGCATTATCCCGGACGTCTTGATGTCATCGAGGGTGATGCGCTGAAGACCGATTTCGAGGCTTTGGTTCCCGCTGGCGAACCGGTGCGGATCATTGCCAACCTGCCTTACAATGTCGGCACGCAATTGCTGGTCAACTGGCTGCTGCCGAAAGAATGGCCGCCTTTCTGGCTCTCCATGACGCTGATGTTCCAGAAGGAAGTCGGCCAGCGCATCGTGGCAGAAGAAGGCGACAACCATTACGGCCGCCTTGGCGTTCTCGCCGGCTGGCGCACGGTTTCGGAAATGGCCTTCGACGTCCCGCCGCAGGCCTTCAGCCCACCGCCTAAGGTTACCTCGACGGTCGTGCATCTGCTGCCAAAGGAAAAGCCGCTGCCCTGCGATGTCGCGAAGCTCGAAAAGGTAACAGAAGCCGCCTTCGGCCAACGCCGCAAGATGCTGCGCCAGAGCGTGAAAAGCCTTGGCGGTGAAGTTCTGCTGGAAAAGGCAGGCATTGACGCGACACGACGGGCTGAAACGCTGTCGGTCGAGGAATTTGTGACGCTGGCGAACTGCCTCTAA
- the mltG gene encoding endolytic transglycosylase MltG: MSDTNQNSQGPYGRDGAGEGNRGPIIPKSPTEALRPEKVPAPPKRSRKAHGQLVIFLNFLMTLAVAVCVLAVAAFYYMINAFQEPGPLQTNTHFTVRNGAGLIEIANNLERNDVVSNARVFRLMTGSYLQKDQTLKAGEYEIKAGASMKDIMMLLESGKSILYSVSLPEGLTVKQMFARLAADEVLDGELPATLPPEGSLRPDTYRFTRGTKREEIINQMSAAQEKLIDMIWERRDPDLPIKTVEEFVTLASIVEKETGKDDERAHVASVFYNRLKKGMRLQSDPTIIYGLFGGDGKPSDRPIYQSDLQKQTPFNTYVIKGLPPSPIANPGRAALEAVANPWRTDDIYFVADGTGGHVFAKTLDEHNANVRRWRKIEAEKAASGANPDVVVDGQPGGTEAEKPANN, translated from the coding sequence GTGAGCGACACGAACCAGAACAGCCAGGGACCATACGGACGAGACGGCGCGGGTGAGGGCAATCGCGGCCCGATCATCCCGAAATCCCCAACCGAAGCGCTTCGGCCGGAAAAAGTGCCGGCTCCACCGAAGCGCTCCCGCAAGGCCCATGGCCAGCTGGTGATCTTCCTGAATTTTCTGATGACGCTTGCGGTTGCCGTCTGTGTGCTTGCTGTCGCAGCCTTCTATTACATGATCAATGCGTTCCAGGAGCCCGGTCCGCTTCAGACGAACACACATTTCACGGTTCGCAACGGCGCAGGCCTCATCGAGATCGCCAATAATCTCGAGCGCAATGACGTCGTATCCAATGCCCGTGTCTTCCGCCTGATGACGGGCAGCTACCTGCAAAAGGACCAGACGCTGAAGGCGGGCGAATACGAAATCAAGGCCGGCGCATCGATGAAGGATATCATGATGCTCTTGGAGTCGGGCAAATCGATCCTTTATTCCGTATCATTGCCGGAAGGTCTGACCGTCAAGCAGATGTTCGCGCGGCTTGCCGCCGACGAGGTGCTGGATGGCGAATTGCCCGCCACCCTGCCGCCGGAAGGCAGCCTTCGCCCCGATACCTATCGCTTTACCCGTGGTACGAAGCGTGAGGAAATCATCAACCAGATGAGTGCGGCGCAGGAGAAGCTGATCGACATGATCTGGGAACGTCGTGACCCAGACCTGCCGATCAAGACGGTCGAGGAATTCGTGACGCTCGCCTCGATCGTGGAAAAGGAAACCGGCAAGGACGACGAGCGCGCCCATGTCGCTTCGGTGTTCTACAACCGGCTGAAGAAGGGCATGCGCCTGCAATCCGACCCGACGATCATCTACGGTCTCTTCGGCGGCGATGGCAAACCGTCCGACCGTCCGATCTACCAGTCGGACCTGCAAAAGCAGACGCCCTTCAATACCTATGTCATCAAGGGCCTGCCACCGTCTCCCATCGCCAATCCGGGCCGGGCCGCACTCGAGGCGGTTGCCAACCCGTGGCGCACCGATGACATCTACTTTGTTGCCGATGGCACCGGCGGCCATGTGTTTGCGAAGACGCTGGACGAACATAACGCCAATGTGCGCCGCTGGCGCAAGATCGAGGCCGAAAAAGCGGCTTCCGGCGCCAATCCCGATGTTGTCGTGGATGGTCAGCCCGGCGGCACCGAGGCGGAAAAACCGGCCAATAACTGA
- a CDS encoding SurA N-terminal domain-containing protein, with protein sequence MMNFGKTALRGAAFAFAIFAVPMAVAPFASQAFADSTVKIVVNKTPITNDDIAKRVAFLKLQRQSGNLAEKAREQLVDEALKREEIGRVKMSVSTQEVDAAFARFAANNKMNPQQLTQILAKAGVGADHFKSFIAVQMSWPRLVNARYGARGKMSNQDLVTRLRERGDKPVTTEYFLQQVIFVIPESKRNAITGKRKAEAEASRKRYPGCDQAMTFAATMRDVAIKDLGRILAPELPEEWKPLVEKTKEGGTTGTRVTEKGVEYLAICKQRQVSDDYAAEMVFKSEDLMKAKGGENPNEKKYMDELRKKAQIVNT encoded by the coding sequence ATGATGAATTTCGGAAAGACGGCTTTGCGTGGCGCTGCTTTCGCCTTTGCGATATTCGCCGTTCCCATGGCCGTTGCGCCCTTTGCCAGCCAGGCCTTCGCCGACAGCACGGTCAAGATCGTCGTCAACAAGACCCCCATCACCAATGATGATATTGCCAAGCGCGTCGCCTTTCTGAAGTTGCAGCGTCAATCCGGCAATCTCGCCGAAAAAGCGCGCGAGCAGCTGGTTGATGAGGCGCTGAAGCGCGAAGAAATCGGTCGCGTGAAAATGTCCGTCAGCACCCAAGAGGTCGATGCGGCTTTTGCGCGCTTTGCTGCCAACAACAAGATGAACCCGCAACAGCTGACGCAGATCCTCGCCAAGGCCGGCGTCGGTGCGGACCATTTCAAATCCTTCATCGCCGTGCAGATGAGCTGGCCGCGCCTTGTGAACGCCCGTTATGGTGCGCGTGGCAAGATGTCTAACCAGGACCTCGTCACCCGCCTGAGGGAACGCGGCGACAAGCCGGTAACGACGGAATATTTCCTGCAACAGGTGATCTTTGTCATTCCGGAATCGAAGCGTAATGCCATTACTGGCAAGCGCAAGGCCGAGGCTGAAGCCTCGCGCAAGCGTTATCCGGGCTGCGACCAGGCCATGACTTTCGCGGCCACCATGCGGGACGTGGCGATCAAGGATCTTGGACGGATTCTGGCGCCCGAACTGCCGGAAGAGTGGAAGCCTCTGGTGGAAAAGACCAAGGAAGGCGGCACCACAGGAACACGTGTGACCGAAAAGGGCGTCGAATATCTGGCAATCTGCAAGCAGCGTCAGGTTTCCGACGATTACGCAGCGGAAATGGTGTTCAAGTCCGAAGACCTGATGAAGGCCAAGGGTGGCGAAAACCCGAACGAGAAGAAATATATGGATGAGCTGCGCAAGAAGGCGCAGATCGTCAACACCTGA
- the pdxA gene encoding 4-hydroxythreonine-4-phosphate dehydrogenase PdxA, producing the protein MTHASLPLALTQGDPAGIGPDIAVAAWAKRRENGVAPFIFIGDPDVVASRAALLGIPVNIETCEAADAVGVFDRAFPVLPLPVGFEVQAGQPHVGAAHATIKAIELAVALTVEGKASAVVTNPIAKSVLYEAGFGFPGHTEFLADLALRLTGKQVMPVMMIAGPKVRVVPVTIHIPVKDVPSALTEELIVTTCRIIDADLRQKFGIEAPRLAVAGLNPHAGEDGALGTEDRDVVHPATIRLRKDGIDAFGPLPADTMFHDAARRRYDVAVCMYHDQALIPAKALGFDDSVNVTLGLPFIRTSPDHGTAFGIAGQGIASETSLVAALKMAAEISLRSRVGA; encoded by the coding sequence GTGACACATGCATCCCTGCCGCTTGCCCTGACTCAGGGAGATCCAGCCGGTATCGGCCCTGATATCGCCGTTGCCGCCTGGGCCAAGCGCCGGGAGAACGGCGTGGCTCCCTTCATCTTCATCGGCGATCCCGATGTGGTGGCGAGTCGTGCGGCGCTGCTTGGCATACCGGTCAATATCGAGACCTGCGAAGCGGCGGATGCCGTCGGCGTGTTCGACCGTGCTTTTCCCGTTCTTCCTCTTCCCGTCGGTTTCGAGGTTCAGGCCGGCCAGCCGCATGTCGGAGCCGCTCATGCCACGATCAAGGCGATCGAGCTCGCCGTTGCCTTGACGGTCGAGGGCAAGGCCTCCGCCGTCGTCACCAATCCGATTGCGAAATCCGTGCTTTACGAAGCAGGCTTCGGTTTTCCCGGTCACACGGAATTTCTCGCCGATCTGGCTTTGCGCCTGACCGGCAAACAGGTGATGCCGGTGATGATGATTGCCGGACCCAAGGTCCGCGTCGTGCCGGTAACGATCCATATCCCAGTAAAAGACGTGCCTTCAGCGCTGACGGAAGAGCTGATCGTTACGACCTGCCGCATTATCGATGCTGATCTGCGGCAGAAATTCGGCATTGAAGCACCACGACTGGCGGTCGCCGGTCTCAATCCACATGCGGGCGAGGATGGGGCATTGGGCACGGAGGACCGCGATGTGGTTCACCCTGCGACCATACGGTTGAGGAAAGACGGGATCGACGCTTTCGGTCCCCTGCCCGCCGATACGATGTTCCACGATGCCGCCCGCAGGCGCTATGATGTCGCCGTCTGCATGTATCACGATCAGGCCCTTATCCCGGCCAAGGCGCTTGGCTTTGACGATTCCGTCAATGTCACGCTCGGCCTGCCCTTCATCCGGACCTCGCCCGACCACGGCACCGCCTTCGGCATCGCCGGCCAGGGCATTGCCAGCGAAACGAGCCTTGTCGCAGCGCTGAAGATGGCGGCGGAGATTTCTCTTCGCAGCCGGGTCGGCGCATAA
- a CDS encoding alpha/beta hydrolase has product MESAGFHYKLHMPVGSPDCAVVLLHGSGRTEEDLASFGRAVFPNGILYAPRGIVRWENGFAFFRRKPDRQLDIDDLKHQAAGLCRFIEFVYQQTGQRPFLAGYSNGAIIAAETICQNRHLSRGAILLRPLSPRNNEHFPKLTGYPALLLAGAHDERRHRDDAPHLADQFSIAGADVVLETLDTGHGWATDAADERLSRQWLRQH; this is encoded by the coding sequence GTGGAGAGTGCCGGTTTTCACTACAAGCTCCACATGCCCGTCGGATCGCCTGATTGCGCGGTCGTGTTGCTACACGGTTCGGGAAGAACGGAGGAAGATCTCGCTTCGTTTGGCCGCGCCGTTTTTCCCAACGGCATTCTGTATGCTCCGAGAGGCATTGTGCGATGGGAAAATGGCTTTGCGTTTTTTCGCAGAAAGCCCGACAGACAACTCGATATCGACGACCTGAAACATCAAGCCGCCGGACTTTGCCGGTTTATCGAATTCGTATATCAGCAGACGGGGCAAAGACCCTTTCTCGCGGGATATTCAAACGGTGCGATCATCGCGGCTGAAACAATCTGCCAGAATCGTCATCTGTCGAGGGGTGCCATTCTGCTTCGGCCACTATCCCCCCGCAATAACGAGCATTTTCCGAAGCTCACCGGATATCCTGCGCTCCTGCTTGCAGGTGCACATGATGAGCGGCGGCATCGCGATGATGCGCCCCATTTGGCCGATCAATTTTCGATTGCGGGCGCGGATGTGGTACTGGAGACACTCGACACAGGCCACGGCTGGGCAACAGACGCGGCAGACGAGCGCCTGTCCCGGCAATGGCTACGTCAGCATTAG